In the genome of Cellulosilyticum sp. I15G10I2, one region contains:
- a CDS encoding PIN/TRAM domain-containing protein, which translates to MKKIIRILFSGLIAGIIGLGITEMENMKVIPSQVSGILNNLYVNKELIVFIIVFALMFFTLSIPVAHIVYVKLEKALNKYPMQEILMYISGLTIGLAVANLVSTAFIVDKTKEITQVFVVLLYLGLGCFGIYLVHLKKEEIKGWTSKKGEILSQSHPKILDTSVIIDGRILDIMMTGFIEGKVIIPSFVLDELRHIADSSDSLKRNRGRRGLDILNEIKGIKDIPVEVLDIDYSDLDEVDSKLLKLAKQIQGKVVTNDFNLNKVAKLQKVQILNINDLANAVKPILLPNEEMTVTIVKEGKEQEQGLAYLSDGTMIVVEGGKKYVGSTIGIIVSTVLQTSAGRMIFAKVLKA; encoded by the coding sequence ATGAAAAAGATTATAAGAATCTTATTTTCAGGACTAATAGCAGGGATTATTGGACTTGGAATTACTGAAATGGAAAACATGAAAGTTATACCAAGTCAAGTGAGCGGCATACTTAATAATTTATATGTTAATAAAGAACTTATTGTATTTATAATTGTTTTTGCACTTATGTTTTTTACATTAAGTATTCCAGTAGCTCATATTGTCTATGTTAAATTGGAGAAAGCATTAAATAAATATCCTATGCAGGAAATTCTGATGTATATTAGTGGTCTGACCATTGGTCTGGCAGTTGCTAATCTTGTAAGTACAGCATTCATAGTGGATAAGACTAAAGAAATAACGCAAGTGTTCGTTGTGCTGCTCTATTTAGGCCTTGGCTGTTTTGGTATTTATCTCGTGCATCTCAAGAAAGAAGAAATTAAAGGGTGGACGAGTAAAAAGGGAGAAATATTATCTCAATCTCACCCCAAGATCTTAGATACCAGTGTTATTATTGACGGAAGAATTTTAGATATTATGATGACAGGATTTATAGAAGGGAAAGTCATTATACCTTCTTTTGTACTGGATGAGTTAAGGCATATAGCGGATTCTTCTGACTCACTTAAAAGAAACAGAGGAAGAAGAGGGCTTGATATATTAAATGAGATTAAGGGAATAAAAGATATTCCCGTTGAAGTGTTAGATATTGATTATAGTGATTTAGATGAAGTAGATAGTAAACTATTAAAATTAGCTAAGCAAATTCAAGGCAAAGTAGTCACTAATGATTTTAATCTTAATAAAGTAGCCAAACTTCAAAAAGTTCAAATTCTTAATATCAATGATTTAGCAAATGCAGTCAAACCAATACTGCTTCCAAATGAAGAAATGACAGTTACTATTGTCAAAGAAGGTAAAGAACAAGAACAAGGGCTTGCTTATTTGAGTGATGGTACTATGATAGTCGTAGAAGGCGGCAAAAAATATGTAGGATCTACAATTGGCATTATAGTGAGTACAGTGCTTCAGACGTCGGCAGGCAGAATGATCTTTGCTAAGGTGCTTAAAGCTTAG
- a CDS encoding VanZ family protein: MRIIKYYKLTLASTIFILIGILMPGGAVPHPGIPGLDKLVHFGMFAVLTFCFYFEYNRYKKKLPDFIYALIGISAFGLLTEVLQLFADARSFEFRDLAADILGVVAASWLFRMIRKNYKY, from the coding sequence ATGAGGATTATAAAATATTACAAGTTAACGCTGGCTTCGACAATATTTATTCTAATTGGAATACTTATGCCTGGGGGAGCAGTACCACATCCAGGGATACCAGGGCTTGATAAGTTAGTTCACTTCGGTATGTTTGCTGTATTGACCTTTTGTTTTTACTTTGAGTACAACAGGTATAAGAAGAAGCTGCCTGATTTTATTTATGCCCTGATAGGGATATCAGCCTTTGGTCTTCTAACAGAAGTTTTGCAGCTTTTTGCAGACGCTAGATCTTTTGAATTTAGGGATTTAGCGGCAGATATATTAGGGGTAGTGGCTGCGAGTTGGTTGTTTAGAATGATTAGAAAAAATTATAAGTATTAA
- a CDS encoding N-acetyltransferase, which produces MIRRIKTNEHEVDRIMEIWKEATIEAHKFISEEYWLKSYKIVKEKYLPLAETYVYSEGSEIKGFISILSGAYIGALFVVRDAQGDGIGRKLIEYVKGKYETLTLAVYKENKKAVHFYKKVGFVFKHEQLNEETNEPEYIMSFKSSIL; this is translated from the coding sequence ATGATAAGAAGAATAAAAACAAATGAACATGAAGTCGATAGAATTATGGAGATTTGGAAAGAAGCAACTATTGAAGCGCACAAATTTATATCAGAAGAATATTGGTTAAAAAGTTATAAAATTGTTAAAGAAAAGTATCTGCCACTTGCTGAAACTTATGTGTATTCTGAGGGCAGTGAAATAAAAGGATTTATTAGTATATTGAGTGGAGCATATATAGGCGCATTGTTTGTGGTTAGAGACGCTCAGGGAGATGGAATTGGAAGGAAATTAATTGAATATGTCAAGGGGAAATATGAGACGTTAACATTAGCAGTCTATAAAGAAAATAAAAAAGCTGTTCATTTCTATAAAAAAGTTGGATTTGTTTTTAAACATGAGCAGCTAAATGAAGAAACCAATGAACCAGAATATATTATGTCTTTTAAAAGTAGTATTTTATAA